In the genome of Acidimicrobiia bacterium, the window CTGTGACACAGCGATGGTGTGATCGATCGTCAGGCCGACGACGCCGAGGTCGAGCAGCTTGTGATGGATCGTGCAGAGAGCCAGACCGTTGGCAACCTCGTCGGGCCCTTCAAAGGCATGCCACCGCACGTGAGCAGCATCGAGCCCAATGGTGCGGTCGGCGAGCCGTCCATCGAAACCGCAGAAGGCGCATCGACGCTCGTAGGCGGTCAGCACCTTGTCGCGGAACTCCGGGTCGCGGCGACGAATCGTCCGGGATACGACGGTCAATGCAAGAGGGCTCTCGGTGAGCCCGACGTCCTCCAGCAAGTCGGTGCGATAGGAATCACCGAACTCCTCCAGCAGCGCCCCCACGATGGTTGCCCGGATGGCCGGGTCGGTGATGGCCGCCGCTAAATCCTCGGTGATTTCCCCGATGCCGACCTCGCGCAGTTCCGACAACCGGGTCTCGGGCCACGGCCGGCCGTCCGAGGTGCTGACTCGCCAGAAACCCTCGTCGTTCTGGAGATGATGAAACGGGTACTGGGGGGTTGCCTTGGTGACGGGCGGGCCGTACCGGTCGAGGAGATCGGCAACCACGGGTTCCGCTTCTGCGAACGTGACTCGCCGGCTGCCCGTCTGGGTGAATCGTCCGATCATGTAGAGGAGTAGGAGCGGCTTGTGCGGTGCCCGAACTCCACGTTGCGACCAGCGACGGAGGCTTGAGATACGTTCGACCCAGTCGGTGGCGGTCAACATCTGAGATTGAACCTACCAAGCGGCCGGCTCAACCCAGCAAGTTCTCTCGAACGGCTTTCTCGATTCTGGTCATCCGGTTCCGAACGGTCTTGGGAGCAAGTCCGGTGACTGCTGCTGCCTCGTCTACTTCGGCATTCGCAATCCAGATCATTCGGGCGATCGTCCGGTCGGCGTCGTCCTCCGCTATGGCATCGACGGCCTCCATAAATCGATCGGTCGTGTCGACCGTCCCCCAACCGAGACCCAGGTCGTAGCCGAGACGCGACCCGTGGTCTATGACCTGTGAGTAACCGCCCTCATCAACGCGCACCTGCGCATCCTTGATCCGCTTCCAAACCCTGAGGGCGTCCCTGGCGCGATCTCCGGCGACCTTCCTTACGAACCCGTGTGGATTATCGATCTCGTGACCGGCCGACGCTTTGCGCCAATACTCCTCCACCGCAATGGCTGCTACCTCATCGTTCAGATTCAGTGCCGCGGATCGAAATATGACCCGATCTACCTCTTCTCTGGCAGCCATAAGCAACTCGGCGTCGAGTGTGTTGTCGGACTGACCACGCTCATTGAAACTCCCCAGACCTGCTCACTGAAATTCCCCACCTCCTGAGAGGGAATACCCACTGTTGG includes:
- a CDS encoding HNH endonuclease, whose protein sequence is MLTATDWVERISSLRRWSQRGVRAPHKPLLLLYMIGRFTQTGSRRVTFAEAEPVVADLLDRYGPPVTKATPQYPFHHLQNDEGFWRVSTSDGRPWPETRLSELREVGIGEITEDLAAAITDPAIRATIVGALLEEFGDSYRTDLLEDVGLTESPLALTVVSRTIRRRDPEFRDKVLTAYERRCAFCGFDGRLADRTIGLDAAHVRWHAFEGPDEVANGLALCTIHHKLLDLGVVGLTIDHTIAVSQRFSGSGESAERLVLSLAGADVRGPQSGARPVDEQYVEWHREQVFHGPARVAG